One Ranitomeya variabilis isolate aRanVar5 chromosome 4, aRanVar5.hap1, whole genome shotgun sequence genomic window, GCTGTCTTGTAACTTGGCCTGATGTCAGGATGTGTCACTATTCGGTGATGAGGGGTCTCGCTGAAATCCTGTGATATGTGTTCCAATGTCGCCTCCTGGGCTATCTGGATAGAGGCTTTTGAGGCGCGTTTTCCGGTGTTCTGATGGATTATTATGGGTAATTGTTTTTCTGCTGGTTTTTTAATCTATTACCATTTCTTCTTTGTTCACTTAGTAAAACCTGTAACTCCCCAGTGCCGAGTGCCCAAATCTGTGCCTGTGGGGAAATCTGCTGTTCTGCACTGCCGAGAAAATGAGGGCTACCCCAGTTCTGTTTATCGCTGGTACCGCAACAGTGACGCCCTTCCTGAAGAGTCTAGAAGCAACCCCAAGTTCCTGAACTCGACCTTCACTGTGAATGTGAGCTCCGGGACTTTGGTGAGTGGCAGCATGCACATGGCAGTGTGATGTCCGGGCCCCATGACACAGACTGACTGTTTCCTCCTTTCAGGTATTTGCTGCTGTGAATAAAAGAGACATGGGCCAGTATTACTGTATTGCCAGCAATGCCGCAGGTTCTGCCCGGTGTGACGCGCAGCTTCTGGAAGTTTGTAGGTTCTCGGCAACTTGTGTAATGCACTTGTGTCAGGTTGTCCCATGTGACTGTCCTCGGCTGAGCCCCTGAGATGGTGACTTCCATGACTGTTTCCTCCTTTCCGGTAATATCTGTCTTTTACCCTCAGATGACCTGAATATTGGTGGCATTGTTGGAGGTGTCCTGGTGGTGGTGTTGGTGCTCGTGCTCATTACTGTCGGCATGTGCTGTGCCTATCAGAAAGGTTACTTTGTAACCAGCAGCAGGCCCAATGGTCAAAGGTACGGCATATTTCTAGACTGATATGTAAATCCTTTTTCTGCCATAATTGTAAAGATTAGTCCCATGAGTGTGAAGGCCCATCACATCGGACACTAGTCAGCCTGCTATGCTTGGCCATAGGCTTCTTCTCTAATGTGGAGgcattatatatattttctttacacTTAAAAAATGTAATTGATTGATTTATAAAATGTTTCCAGAGAGTTCAGAGCCATGCATGAAGATGGCATGTAAAGTCAAGGGTACAGCTCATGAGAGGCCCACCAGTGCTTTATTATCAGTCATGAAAGAAGGGTGTAAGACTAGAGGCAAGTGGAGTAAGAGGAACATAGGAAAGAATTTAAGTATGGGACAATGAAATCAGGCATTGGAGGGTAGCATGATGTCTACCTTCCAGAAAGCCATCCCTAGAATCATGGAGGTAACTCTGCATCGGCGAGGCTGTTATGTGCGCCGATATTCGAGCTCATGGTCTGTAGTGATAGGATTTGTCTACATGTCTCCATTTTACTCACTCTGCCTCTTTTTTATCCTGCAGTTTCATGAACTCTTCAAAAACGGATGGTATGAATTACCTACAGACAAGTGACGAGGTGACCGCAGAGCGTTGTGCACTTGCATCGTTACTCTCAACCTGGTGTCAGATGCTCACCCCTAGGCACGGAGCAGAGTTACTCTCCACCTGGTGTCAGATGCTCACCCCTAGACATGGAGCAGTGTGACTCTCCGCCTGGTGTCAGATGCTCACCCCTAGGCACGGAGCAGAGTTACTCTCCACCTGGTGTCAGATGCTCACCCCTAGACATGGAGCAGTGTGACTCTCCGCCTAATGTCAGATGCTCACCCCCTAGACACGGAGCAGAGTGACTCTCCACCTGGTGTCAGATGACCACCCCTAGACACAGAGCAGAGTGACTCTCTGCCTGGAGTCAGATGCTCACCCCTAGACATGGAGCAGAGTGACTCTCCGCCTGGTGTCAGATGCCCACCCCTAGACACGGAGCAGAGTGACTCTCCACCTGGTGTCAGATGCCCACCCCTAGACACGGTGCACAGTGACTCTCCACCTGGTGTCAGATGCCCACCCCTAGACCCGGAGCAGCATTACTCTACACCTGGTGTCAGATGCCCACCCTTAGACACGGAGCATTGTGACTCTCCACCTGGTGTCCGGTGCCCACCCCTAGACACTGAGCAGCGTGACTCTACCTGGTGTCAGATGCCCCCCTCAGACACAGAGAAGCGTGACTCTCCACCTAGTGTCAGATGCCCACCTCTAGACATGGAGCAGTGTGGCTCTCCACCTGGTGTCAGATGCCCACCCTTAGACACGGAGTAGCATTAATCTCCACCTGGTGTCAGATGCCCACCTTTAGACACCGAGCAGCGTGCCTGTCCACCTGGTGTCAGGTGCCCACCCCTAGACACGGAGCAGCGTGACTCCACCTGGTGTCAGATGCCCCCCCTAGACACGGAGCAGCGTTACTCTCCACCTGGTGTCAGATGCCCACCCTGAGACACGGAGCAGAGTGACTCTCCACCTGGTGTCAGATGCCTACCCCCAGACACGGAGCAGCATTAATCTCCACCTGGTGTGAGATGCCCACCCCTAGACACGGAGTAGCATTATTCTCCACCTGGTGTCAGATGCCCACCCCTAGACACAGAGCAGCGTGACTCTCTACCTGGTGTCAGATGCCGCCCCTAGACACGGAGCATCGGACTCTCCACCTGGTGTCAGATGCCTATCCCTAGACACGGAGCAGTATTACTCTCCACCTGGTGTCAGATGCCCACCCCTAGACACGGAGCATCGTGACTCTCCACCTGGTGTCAGGTGCCCACCCCTAGACACGGAGCAGCATGACTCCACCTATTGTCAGATGCCCCCCCCCAGACACGGAGCAGCGTGACTCTCCACCTGGTGTTAGATGTCCACCCCTAGACATGGAGCAGCGTCACTCTCCACCTGGTGTCAGATGCCCACCTGTAGACACGGAGCATCGTGACTCTCCACCTGGTGTCAGGTGCCCACCCCTAGACACGGAGCAGCGTGACTCTCCACCTGGTGTCAGATGCCCGCCCCTAGACACAGAGCATCGGACTCTCCACCTGGTGTCAGATACCTATCCCCAGACACGGAGCAGCATTACTCTCCACCTGGTGTCAGATGCCCACCCCTAGACACGGAGCAGCGTGACTCTCCACCTGGTGTCAGATGCCCATCCCTAGACCCGGAGCAGCATTACTCTCCCTCCACCTGGTGTCAGATGCCCACCCTTAGACACGGAGCATTGTGACTCTCCACCTGGTGTCCGGTGCCCACCCCTAGACACGGAGCAGCGTGACTCCACCTGGTGTCGGATGCCCCCCTCAGACACAGAGCAGCGTGACTCTCCACCTAGTGTCAGATGCCCACCTCTAGACATGGAGCAGTGTGGCAGGGTGTCAGATGCCCACCCTTAGACACGGAGTAGCATTAATCTCCACCTGGTGTCAGGTGCCCACCCCTAGACACGGAGCAGCGTGACTCCAACTGGTGTCAGATGCCCCCCCTAGACACGGAGCAGCATTACTCTCCACCTGGTGTCAGATGCCCACCCTGAGACACGGAGCAGCGTGCCTCTCCACCTGGTGTCACATGCCCACCCCTAGACACGGAGCAGCGTGACTCTCCACCTGGTGTCAGATGCCCACCTCTAGACACGGAGCAGAGTGACTCTCCACCTGGTGTCAAATGCCCAACCCTAGACATAAAGATGAGGAAAAAAATGGGAAAGaataaagcgcaatagggtcttagctGATGACAGCGAGGTGTCAACAAAATGGAAGATGCACTTGCCTTGTCATGTTGCTAAAAGGCAACACACAACGGGCATGTAAAACAGCTGCTGCTCAGATACCAGTCGGGAGGTAGACCCAGGTACAGAAAAGAGGCTGGAGGTATCACTCATTCGCTGCTGGTAACGGATCATCGATAAAATAGACATTTAATAAATAATGTAATAATAAATGTCTTTATTTTATCAATGATCCGCTATCAGCAGTGCATGAGTGATACCTCCAGCCTCTTTTCCCACCCCTAGACATGGAGCGGAGCTTCTCTAACTAAGGTGCCCTTGTCAACATGTCATGTTTCATATCCAGCacagtcctgtatttggcttcagAATTGCTAGTAATATAATGGCATTATTCTTGGACTATTGTGATGTTTCTATTGAATGCAGGAGACGAAAAATTGAAAGTTTTGGGACAGCACAGTGGCCTAGTGGTTAGtagcatggtggcttagtggttagcagcaCAGTggttcagtgattagcactgttgctttcTAGCTATAGTGTCCTACGTTCAAATTCCACTAATAACTTTCTGTGCTCTGTCTGtaattgtgtgggtttcctccagtttctTCCCACAATTAAtaaacatactgataaggaatttagcttgtgagccccattgaggacAGAAATGATGTCTGTACATAGCTTGAGTGTCACATACCTACTTCTCAGCCCGTgatttggggttgcgcctgcaagggttaatctatctcctctcagtccaacattcaacctctgtcctatgctgcaatgggagcataaTTCACACCCCAACACAGTCCACACACCCGCttatacatgctgccaccacttactgaacacacgggcgatgagtcccggaaatattactacttctgtctgccaatcataaggctcacacattttaaggctatggattcttttagagcatacaaggatcaGACTTATTAAAGtgttaagctttaatagaaaaggtacagtgcttacaatcaaAAGGATATTACAATATGGGAATAAAAAGTGACATTCAAATATGCTAAAACAgtgataaaataaagggagaaaacttaTAGAAATATCGAACTTTGCAGTCTGGTACTCTGTTTCTGAGGGAGGGAGAAATATGGAATGGTTCACATCAACTTTCCAGGCTGCCCCCACTTGTGAACATCTTTCTATGTGTAGAGCcctaatttatagagttaacttggagatcagatttctagaccagcctcccaGGTTACTATTCTAATCTTTCTCATAGTAAATAGAAATTGTCAGGCTGCACTAGGTCCCATTTGACATCTGCCTTTGAGGCATCAGAGGTGTTAAATGTTTCCAATTTTGTGTCTTTCCAGGAAGGGCCCCTGTGGTCTGAGAACAGGAAAGCTGCCTTTTCTCGGGATAACATATATTATCAccttggtgagacctgcagcctgaGGACAGATGCTGGTTAACCGCCggccacacacatatacatatttcactacatggGCATGAGAAGCCCTGGACATAGAGGGTACCATGGAGGAGTGGGTGCATTGCAATCTTTCAGCTTCTGAGCGCCCCCCTGCTTGCAGCTGCAGATTTCGGTTCCTCTCTTTTTGAGTAAGGGGTTTTGAGCTCTGTATTGGAGGAACAAAGCTGGGAAGTGCTGAGAAGATGAGGACCGTGGCTTCCCAGGGGCATCACCACAGTATGGGGTTATTGCCATGAGGGCTGCTGCAGCCAGAAGTTTCTCGAGCCGACATCTTGAGTGTACACTTTCTTAGGGTCTTCTGTCAGCATTGTAGACCTTGCTGCCAATTGAtagcttgttaaagggaacctgtcacccccgttttttccgtatgagataaaaatactgttaaatagggcctgagctgtgcattacaatagtgtattttgtggaccccgattccccacctatgctgccgaaatacgttaccaaagtagccgttttcgcctgtcaatcaggctggtctggtcagatgggcgtggtgtcttcccccagatcttgcttatttttccgttggtggcgtagtggtttgcgcatgcccaagtccagaatccactgcacaggggagggaaaagagcgcgatctgcgctattcccctggtgatcggtgggggcggccatcttcctgtggccgcgcgtgcgcagatgaagcgctctgctgcccggggcttcaggaaaatggccgcgggatgccgcgcgtgcgcagatggagatcgcggcggccattttcctgaagcagagatgcgaactctgcttcaggaaaatggccgccgcgatctccatctgcgcacgctcggcatcccgcggccattttcctgaagccccgggcagcagagcgctccatctgcgcacgcgcggccacaggaagatggccccccaccgatcaccaggggaatagcacagatcgcgctctttcccccccccccccccctgtgcagtggattctggacttgggcatgcgcaaaccactacgccaccaacggaaaaataagcaagatctgggggaagacaccacgcccatctgaccagaccagcctgattgacaggcgaaaacggctactttggtaatgtatttcggcagcataggtggggaatcggggtccacaaaatacactattgtaatgcacagctccggccctatttaacagtatttttatctcatacggaaaaaacggggtggcaggttccctttaatcttgagCCCCCTGATCCCAGTCTCATATAGAGATGAGTGATGGGCGCAGATAGAGCTTTCAGTCCCTCGTCCGCCTGATCTGACTCCTCTTTTCTCTATTCCTGCAGGGAGATTTCAGACACAAGTCGTCCTTTGTCATCTGATATTCAATGTATTTTGGAGTCTTTGAGGAAAGCACTGAAGAAATTGCACCGCAGTGTGTGAAGCCCCACACGTCACTACCAACCTTCCAATCTGCCAAAGTATAACCTGACAACCTCAGCTGACAACCACTTCCAGGAACTTCAGAGCTGTGGCGTCAGATTGTGAGCATGTTAGAGGCCCGCATCCAGCTCACAGTATTAATACACTGCCAAATGCTCCATCTTTTTATGGTCAGCACTGGAGACGTTTTCTATCTACTTTTAATCTGGGATGAAgaaagtttttactttttttttcttataatcCATAAGCACAGAAGTTTTAGCACTAAACAAACTATCAAAGGGTTAATTTCTGTTCTTTTAATCACAAAATGTGGGGaagattttattgcattttttcatgCCCAGAAATCTGCTGAGAACTTGAAGTTTAGTGTCAGCCGTGGTCTGggcacatttctgatttttttatagTGAGACGACTGCAACACAAGAATGAGTGACCCCCGCCTATGAGAGACCTCCGCCTATGAGAGACCTCCACATGTATCTCCATGGGAGTCACAGCTGGTTACAGACATTTTCTGTGCATATCAGTGTGCTGTGTAACCAGTTCAGACATGGCAATGCACCAGCTGTCGCCTGGTCGCTCCACATCCCTGTAATAATACAACGCCAAGAACCTTTCTACTGTTTGTATCAAGCAGCTTTTTCTATTCTCCCTTACAACTCACTGCCTTTACAGACATCAATGCTGAATTCTGAGGGATATTTTCAGCTGGTAACATATTGATAACATGCGATCCAAAGAGCAGGGCTCTGGATCAGAGTACCAGGGTCTGCAGGGTTCTGGATCCATGTACAAGGCTATGCATCTGAGTGACAGTCTCTGTGGGGCTCTGGATCCGAGTACCGGTCTCTGTGGGGCTCTGGATCCGACTTCCAGTCTATGAGGGGCTCTGGACCTGAGTACCATGGTCTGCAGGGGTCTGGATTCAATTGCAAGGCTCTGGATCCGAGTGCCTGTCTCTACGGGGCTCTTTATCCGAGTACCGATCTCTGCGGGGCTCTGGATCCGAGTACCAATCTCTGCTGCGCTCTGGATTCGAGCACCGGACTCTGCAGGGCTATGAATCCGAGTACTAGGGTCTGCGGGGCTCTGGATCCAAGTGTAGGGCTCTGAATCCGAGTACAGGACTCTGTGGGGCTCTGGATCCGAGTATTGGGCTCTGCCGAGCTCTGGATCTGAGTAGTGGGCTCTGAATCCAAATACCAGGGTCTGCAGGGCTCTGGATCTGAGTACCGGGCTCTAGATCTGAGTACCAGAGTCTGCAGGGCTCTGGATCCGAGTAACAGGGTCTGCGGGGCTCTGGATCTGAGCATCGGGCTCTGGGAGGCTTTGGATCCGAGCACCGGGCTCTGAGGGGCTTTGGATCCAAGTACCAGGGTCGGCGGCGCTCTGGATCCGAGTACTGGGTTCTGCAGGACCTGATACTCTGGGTGCAGAGCCTTGTTCTTCAGATCTCTGGGGTCCCAGCAATCAGTAAGCTATCACTATTCTATCTATagaatataatgttcaattctgggaaaatccctttaaagaaaAGGACGGTCCAGGATTACACAAATGTCTGATTTCTTGCAGAATCAGCAACATGTCCACAAGTTGTGTGTGGTTTTGGTAGTAAGTAGCCATATTTCCTGTTGCTGTACAGATCTAATCTATTTGTGCCGGTCCTGGCAGCTCCAGGTGTCTTTTGTTTGGTACTTTCATGTGCTGGTATGTGACTAGTGCTGGGTAGGAAGGGGGATGACGGACTCACAAAGAAGCTAGTTTACCTACTGAAATGAGCACAGTCGACAGACACTAAAACAGGCTGGCTTAGATTTTGTAGTGAGCAGCCAGCCAGCCCTCTTTATACACAACGCTGGTCATATGCTGACGTTTGTGAGCACAGGTTGGGACCAGCGCCGATATCTTCATATCCAGGCACTTTTCTTAAACATgttatccactacttggacaacccattCAAATAAGTTGTTCTCcattaaaataataacacctatactcccctccagtgccAGCGGGGTTCTAGCAATGTTGGCCTTGTCATTTCATGTACTCCCCACCAGTGCCAGCCCAGTCCTAGCGTTGTCGGCCTTGTCACATCATATACTCCCCTCCAGTGCCAGCGCAGTCCTAGTGGTGTTGGCCTTGTTACGTCATATACTCCCCTCCAGTGCCGTGCAGTCCTAGTGGTGTTGGCCTTGTCATGTCATATACTCCCCTCCAGTGCCGGTGCAGTCCTAGTGGTGTTGGCCTTGTCACGTCATATACTCCCCTCCAGTGCCAGCGCAGTCCTAGTGGTGTCGGCCTTGTTACGTCATATACTCCCCTCCAGTGCCAGCGCAGTCCTAGCGGTGTTGGCCTTGTTACGCCATATACT contains:
- the JAM3 gene encoding junctional adhesion molecule C, which gives rise to MVPTGTSTGVLVLLLLHGCTVMAVDLYSSNTNPEVQEYQRVELSCQIKQTYTENPRIEWKKIRNGDTSYVYFHGVIQGDLKNRAEIKDGISLVIYNATRTDNGKYRCEVAAADDPKRFAEISINLTVTVKPVTPQCRVPKSVPVGKSAVLHCRENEGYPSSVYRWYRNSDALPEESRSNPKFLNSTFTVNVSSGTLVFAAVNKRDMGQYYCIASNAAGSARCDAQLLEVYDLNIGGIVGGVLVVVLVLVLITVGMCCAYQKGYFVTSSRPNGQSFMNSSKTDGMNYLQTSDEGDFRHKSSFVI